AGCGGAGCGTGGCTCATGCTCATTCCCCGGTGAACTTCGGTACCCGTTTTTCCATGAAGGCGGCGACGCCTTCGGCGTAGTCCGGGCTCCAGCCCAGCTCGCGCATGTAGCTGCCTTCCAGCGACAGTTGCTGCTCCAGCGTGTGGCCGGGGGCGGCGTGCATCGCCTGGCGGGTGCGCACCAGCGCCTTGGTCGGCGCCGTGGAAAGTTGCCTGGCCAGGGCGTCGACCGCTGCGGCGAACTCGGCATCTTCGACGCATTGCCAGATCAGGCCCCAGTCGGCGGCCTTTTCGGCGGGCAGCTTGTCGGCGAGCAGGGCGAGGCCCATGGCGCGCGCCATGCCGACGCGCTGCGGCAGGAACCAGGTGCCGCCGGTGTCCGGAATCAGGCCGATCTTGGAGAAGGCTTGCAGGAAGGAGGCGGACTTGGTGGCGAGCACCAGGTCGCAGGCCAGCGCGACCGAAGCACCGGCGCCGGCGGCGATGCCGTTGACCGCCGCGATGGTCGGCACGCGCAGGTTCTGCAGGCGCAGGATCAGCGGCTTGTAATTGGCTTCGACGACATTGCCGATGTCCGGCATCTTGCCGTTGATGCTGGCCATGTCCGGATCGGCCAGGTCCTGGCCGGCACAGAAGGCGCGGCCGGCACCGGTCAACACCAGAACGCGGATGTTTTTGTTGGTCTGGACGTGGTCGAGCGCGTCGCGCAGCTCGGCATGCATGGCGCCGGTGAAGCTGTTCAGCTTGTCCGGGCGGTTCAGGGTCAGGCGGGCGACGCCGGCCTCGACGTCAAACTTGATGTTTTCGTAGGTCATTCAATTCTCCAAAACGCGTGCAGAAATCGTCGCGAGCCCGTTCAGGCCGGCCTGAGCAGCGCAGTCGTACGCATGTACGGCGAGCAGCGCAGGGCCGGGATGGGCGGGCGCAGTAGATTTATGCATGCGTTCAAACGTGGTAGCGGCGCTGGACGACTACGAATCGGTTGGCGACGAAAGCGGCATCGGCATAGGACGCATTGGCGGCCGGATTGCCGCCGGTGCCGTGGTAGTCGGAATAGGCCGCCGACTGGTTCACGAAGACGCCGCCGGTCAGGTTGATCGACAGGGCGACCTTGGAACGCATGGTGGCGGCGGTCATCGCGTCGAGTACGTCGGCGCTGGTCGAGTAGATGCCGGCGGTCAGGGCGCCGTGGGTGGAAATGATGCGTTCGGACAGCGCAATCGCGGCGGCGGTGTCGGCGACCTTGACGATGAAGCTGATCGGGCCGAAGCGCTCTTCCATGTAGGCCTTCTCGTCGGCGGCATCGCAGGCGAGCAGGACCGGGGTGCGCACTTCCGACTTCGGGAATTCCGGGTTGTCGAGCCTGGTCGAGGCGAGGATGACCTTGCCCAGCGCGCCGCTGTCGGCTTCATTGATGCGCTTCAGCGTATCGGCCGACTGCACGGCGCCGAGCACGGCGAGGGCAACTTCCGGCTTGGACAGGAAGCCGGAGACGGCTTTTGCCAGGTCGGCACAGACCTCGTCGTAGCTCTTGTGGCCGTCTTCCGTTTCGATGCCGCCGGCCGGCACGAAGATCGCCTGCGAGGTGGTGCACATCTGGCCGGAGTAGAGCGACAGCGTGAAGGCCAGGTTGCGCAGCATCGGCTTGTAGGCGTCGGTCGAGTCGATGACGATGTTGTTAACGCCGGCCAGCTCGGCATAGACGCGGGCCTGGCGGCAGTTGTCGATCAGCCATTGGCCGAAGACGTTGCTGCCGGTGAAGTCGATCGACTTGACGGCCGGATCGGTCACCAGCTTTTGCGTCGTGGCGCGGTCGGCAACGCACAGCGTGACCAGGTTGGGATCGATGCCGTTCTCGGCCAGCACGGCGCGGATGGTGCGTACGGTGATCGCGGCCGGCAGGATGGCGTTGCTGTGCGGCTTGACGATCACGGCATTGCCGGTGGCGAGCGTGGCAAACAGGCCGGGGTAGGTGTTCCAGGTCGGGAAGGTGCCGCAGCCGACCACAACGCCGACGCCATGGCCGACCAGTTCGAAGTGCTTCTTCATGACCAGCGGCGGGTTCTTGCCCTGCGGCTTTTCCCAGGTCGTTTCAGTCGGCACGAAGCTTTGTTCGCGGTAGGCGTAGGCCACGGCTTCGAGGCCGCGGTCCTGGGCGTGCGGGGCGCCGGCCTGGAAGGCCATCATCCAGCCCTGGCCGGTGGTCATCATCACGGCATGGGCGAGTTCAAAGCTCTGCTGGTTAAGGCGCGACAAAATTTCCAGGCAGATGCCGGTGCGGCCGTCGGCGCCGGCTTTCTGCCAGCCGAACATGGCCTGCTGGCCGGCAGCGATCAGCGCAGCGTGGTCGCAGACGGGATATTGCACATTCAAATCGATGCCGTAGGGCGACTGTTCGCCACCGGTCCAGCCGCTCTGGCCGGGCTGGCCGAGTTCGAAGTTCTGACCGAGGTGGGCCTCGAAAGCTTTCTTGCCATCTTCGGCCGCCGTTTCGCCATAAGTCTTCGGGCTCGGCATCTCGTTATAGGCCGACCAGTAGCCACGGGTGTGAATGGCGTTGAGGGCACCGTCGAGCGTGGCGCGGTGTTTTTCCAGTAGTTGGGCGGACATCCATATCTCCTTGGGGCTTTTTTCTTGGGCAAGTGCGCTGCAGTGCGGCGCGAATCTGGGCGAACGATACGAAGTTGCTCGCATGTTGTCAATTGTTTGTATCGTAAAAATACCAATTTTTCGTGGTTATGTTTAGTAAAAACGATTTTGACGCAGTGCAAAAAATGAATAAAAACAATGGCGAAAAATGTTTTGTGCGCAAAATTTTTTGCGAGATTCTGAAATGTAAAATTTGTTCTGAAAAATATTTTACACAAAGCGATACAAAAAACGTTGACACGTGGTGTTGGTAAGTATCATTATTCGATCCACGCCATCCGGGCACCTGGATGACTTACCAACCTGAGACGAAAACCCCGCCAAGGAGGAGATATGGCTAGCAACAAGGAACGTTTTGCCGACAAGATGGAATTCCCGCCGGAAATCCAGCAGCCCAACATCTATCCGCTGTCCTGGAACAGCAAGACCAAGAAGTTGCAGGAAGTCTGGGAAGCCGCCCGTCGCGAAGACTGGGATCCGGAAAAACTGCCCTGGGATACGCTGGATGTAGACAGCTACACCTGGGAAGAGCGCGAATCCATCGCCTACTGGTGGAGCCTGCTCTCCGTGTTCGATGCTTCCGCACCGCCGGTTTTTGCCGAAGCGCTGATCAAGACCTATGAAGTGCATGAGGAAGATCCGGTTCGCAAGTGCTTCTTCTCTGTCACCCGCGACGAGCAGAACCACGAAATCATGTGCGGCCTGGCTATCACCAAGCTGCTCGGCCATCCGGACCCGATCACCTACGTGCCGAAGACCGACCTCGGCCGCCGCCTGCAGAAGAACGTGCAGTGGCTGTACTTCAACGGCGCCCGCTACTGGACCGGCTACAAGCAAGCCGTGCCCAAGTACGACCTGGCGGTATTGTTCAGCTCCTTCCTGATGGGCGAAATCGCTGCCGCCACCATCTTCAAGCAGATGTTCGACAACTCCCGCGAAGCCGTCTTCAAGGAAGGTTTCAAGAACATCGGCCGCGACGAAGGCCGCCACATGGCGATCTGCATGGCCGTCATGGAACGCGACTACCCGGGCCTCAAGGAAGAAACCAAGGCTGTCGTCACCAAGCAGATCCGCGCCGGTTACCTGTTCCTGTCGGCCGTGCTGTTCGAGCCGCCGATGGAATTCTGGGACCTGCCGGAAGACTTCATCGCCAACCAGCGTGAAGGCGAAGAAGTTGCCCGCGGCGCCGGTTTCGGCATCCCGAGCTACGAAGCCAAGCTGGAAAACTGGCGCAACGCGATGATCAACCTGAAGGGCGTGCTCGACAAATACAACATCCCCTTCCCGGCGATTCCGGAAGTCGGCATCACCGGTCAGGAAGTCAGCGACGTCGATCTGGACGACATCATTCCGGTCTTCTGATCGGTCGACCGTGTAAAAAAAGCAAAAACGGCCGGTACCCCGCAAGGGGCGCCGGCTTTGCCGCAATAGAGAAAACAAAAGCGAGGAAGAGACAAAATGGCGAAGATCATCATGCAGCCGTCTGGTAAATCGGTCGATTGCGCCTACGGCGATACCGTCCTGATGGCATTGGAAAAATCCGGCTACGCGCTGCCCAACAACTGCCGCGCCGGTGCCTGTGGCGAATGCAAGGTCAAGGTCACGTCCGGCCAGTTCGACCAGGGCATGGTGCTCGACATGGCGCTGTCGCAGGACGAACGCAAGCAGGGCTATGGCCTGATGTGTATGGCCAAGCCGATTTCCGAGGAAATCAGCATCGAGTGGGGCACCGAGGACGCCAAGCCGAAACTCTTCCCGCCGCGCGAAGACGCGCTCTTTGTGGTTACTGACAAGAAACAGATCGCCGCCCGCGTCGTCGAGCTGCGCTTGCGTCCGGTCGGCCAGCCGATCCGCTACTGGCCCGGCCAGTACGTGACGCTCGGCAATCCGCGCGCCGACATTCCGGCCCGCGCCTATTCCATTTCCAACGCACCGCGCCCGGATGGCGAACTGGTGCTGCAAATTGCCCGCGCCGAAGGCGGCGTGACCAGCAACTGGGTGCATGACCAGCTTGCGGTCGGCGAGGGCGTCAAGGTTTCCGGCGCCTACGGCACCTTCATCGGCGATCCGTCGGTCGATACGCCGGTGCTCTGCATCGCCGCCGGCACCGGCCTGGCGCCCGTGCTGGCGCTGGCCGAAGCGGCACTGCGTCGCGGCTTCAAGAAGCCGGTGACCATGCTCTTCTCGGCGCGCACCAAGGCTGACGTCTATAGCCAGGGCATGATGGCCTGGTGGCGCACCAAGCACCGCAACTTCGACTACAAGGTGACGCTGACCCGCGAAGAAGCCGAGGGTTTCCTCAAGGGCCGCATCGATGTCGTGCTGCCGCAGATGTTCAAGGATCTCTCCAAGCACACCATCTTCATTGCCGGCAGCCCGGAGTTTGTCGATGCCGGCGTTGCCGCCGTCAAAGCGCTCGGCGCGCAGGACGAGTTGGTGCATAGCGAGGGCTTCTTCGCGCAGCAGCAGCCGGTCACGGCGGATGCCGACCATCTGCTGGCCCACTGATCGATTTTTGCCCATTTGCAGCGGTCGACCGCTGCAAAACAATAAAAACGGAGACGACATGAACAACCATCGCCCGCGGGCAGGGAGGCTGTGATGCTTGCCCAGTTCCTGCAATTCCTCTTTTCCGGGATCACGGTCGGCGCCACCTACGCGCTGGCTGCGCTCGGCTTCACGCTGATCTACAACGCCAGCAACGTGATCAACTTCGCCCAAGGCGAATTCATCATGCTGGGCGGCATGCTTGCCGTGTTCTTCACGCAGGCCGGGCTGCCGCTGCCGGTCGCGCTGCTGCTCGCCATCCTGATCCCGGCCATCGTCGGCGTGCTGATCGAAAAGCTCGCCATCGAGCCGGTCAAGGGCGCCGAACCGGTCACCCTGATCATCATCACCATCGGTGCCTCGCTGGTCATTCGCGGCCTGACCGCGGTGATCTTCGGCAAGGGCACGCACAGCCTGCCGGCCTTCTCGGGCGATGCACCGATCGAGATTCTCGGTGCGACGCTGCTGCCGCAGAGCCTGTGGGTGCTCGGCGTGACCGCCGTGGTGGTTGTGGCGCTGTGGTATTTCTTCAACCGCACGCTGCACGGCAAGGCCATGCTGGCGACCTCGTTCAACCGCCTGGCGGCTGAGCTGGTCGGCATCAACACCTCCTGGGTGCTGTTCATGAGCTTCGCGATGTCGGCGGCGCTCGGTGCGCTGGGCGGCATTCTGCTCACCCCGATCACGCTGACCTCCTACGACGTCGGGATCATGCTCGGCCTCAAGGGCTTCGTCGCCGCCGTGCTGGGCGGCCTGGGCAACGGCCTCGGTGCCGTGGTTGGCGGCCTGCTGGTCGGCATCCTCGAAGCGATGGGCGCCGGCTACATTTCGTCCGCCTACAAGGACGCGATGCCTTTCGTGCTCATCCTGTTCATTCTCTTCTTCATGCCGCGCGGCCTGTTCGGCGGCAAATCGACGGATCGGGTCTGACATGAAGAAATCTGTCTACAACGGCCTTTACCTGGTCATCGCCATCCTGCTGGTGCTGCCTTTCGTGCTGCCCAACAGCTTCTACCTCGATCTGGCCATCCGCATGGCGATCAATGCCGTGATCGTGCTCGGCCTCAACCTCCTGATCGGCTTTGCCGGCCAGATCAGTCTTGGCCACGCCGGTTTCCTCGGTATCGGCGCCTATGCCTCGGCCGTGTTGCCGACGCATTTCGGCTGGCATCCGCTGCTTGCCATGGGCGCCGGCGCCGCCACCACCGGCATTCTTGCCGCCCTGGTGGCGCGTCCGATCTTCAAGCTCAAGGGCAACTACCTGGCGATGGCGACGCTCGGGCTGGGCATCATCATCAACATCGCCCTGCGCAACGAAGCGCAATGGACGGGCGGGCCGGACGGCATGCCGGTGCCGGGCATGGGCCTGTTCGGCTTCGAGCTGGCCAGCGACAAGCACTGGTACTGGGTCGTCGCGCTGCTGCTCTCGGTGTCGGTGTGGGCTTCGCTCAACCTGATCGATTCGCCCTTCGGCCGGGCGCTGCGTGCGCTGCACGGCTCCGAAGTCGCGGCGCAGGTGGTCGGCGTCGATATCGTGCGCTACAAGGTCGCGATCTTCGTGCTCTCCGCCGTTTTCGCCAGCCTGATGGGCAGCGTCACGGCGCATTACGTCGGTTTCGTCAGCCCCAACTTCGCCGACTTCTTCCATTCCATCGAACTGGTCACCATGGTGGTGATCGGCGGCATGGCCTCGGTGTACGGCTCGCTGGTCGGCGCCGTGCTGCTGACCGCGCTGCCGCAGGCGCTGGCCACCTTCGAAGGCTGGGAAACCGTGGTCTTCGGCGCCATCCTGATGCTCTCGATGATCTTCCTGCCCAAGGGCCTGGTGCCGACGCTGGCAGCCAAATTCGGCAAGGGGAACTGAACATGTCGCTACTCGAAGTCAAGGACCTGTCCATCCATTTTGGTGGCGTCAAGGCGGTGCAGAACGTCTCGTTCAACATCGACGCCGGCATCGTCTATTCCGTGATCGGCCCGAACGGCGCCGGCAAGACGACGCTGTTCAACCTGATCACCGGCGTCTACAAGCCGACTACGGGCGAAATCCGTCTCGACGGCGAAGCCATCCACGGCAAGTCGCCCAACGAACTGGCCCGGCGCGGCGTGGCGCGCACCTTCCAGAACCTGCAGATCTGCATGAACATGACGGCCATCGAAAACGTCATGGTCGGCGCCCACCTGCGTCTGGACCGCAACCTGGTCAAGGCGGCGCTGCGCTTCCCCGGCCTGAAAAGGCGCGACCGCGAAATGCGTGCCGAAGCAGCGCAACTGATGGACTTCGTCGGCCTCGGCCAGTACGTCGAAACCCGCGCCGACGCGATGTCCTACGGTGCCCTCAAACGCCTGGAAATCGCCCGCGCCCTGGCCATGCAGCCGCGCCTGATCTTCCTCGACGAACCCGCCGCCGGCCTGAATCCCAAGGAAACCATCGAGATCGACCACCTGGTGCGCAAGATCGCCGACTCCGGCGTGACCGTGGTGCTCGTCGAACACGACATGAAGATGGTCATGAACCTGTCGGACCGCATCTTGGTGCTCGACTACGGCAAGAAGCTGACCGAGGGCACGGGCGAGGAAATCAGAAAAAATCCCGATGTGATTGCGGCTTATCTGGGCGCTCACGCGTAACAAGGGGAAGAACATGGAAGCACTACGCATCATCACCGAAGAGCACCAGAACCTCTGGCGCATCGCCACCACGCTGGACATGGTGGCTGACGAGATCGACGCCGGCAGCAAGGTCGAGACGCCGTTCTTCAGCTCGGTCTTCGACTACATCGAGCAGTTCATGGACCGCGCCCACCACGCCAAGGAAGACGCCTTCCTCTTCCCGGCGCTGCGCCTGCGCTCGCCGGCAGCGGCGGCGATCCTCGACCGCCTGCAGGTCGAGCACGTCAACGGCCCGGAAGTGCTGCGCGATTTGCGCACCAAACTGGCGTCGACCGCTGGCGGCGGCGAAAGCAATGCCGCCTTCACGGCGGCGCTACGCAACTACACGTCGGCGATCAAGAACCACATCCGCAGCGAGGAAAAGGACGCCATGCCGCTCGCCCGCGAGGTGCTGACCGGCGACGACTGGGCCGAAATCGACCGTGCCTTTCTCGACAACGACGACCCGCTGTTCGGCGGCAAGGCGCGCGCCGAATTCCGCGAACTGTTCCACCGCATCGCCAGCCTGGCGCCGGAATCGATCGGCCTCGGCGCGCACAGCACCGGCGAGCTGCAACCCGGCGCCGCCAGCGGGCCGGGCGATGTGCTGCTCTCGGTCAAGGGCATGGAAAGCTGCTACGGCCGGATCAAGGCCCTCAAAGGCATCGACCTTGAAGTGCGCAAGGGCGAACTGGTCGCGCTGGTCGGCGCCAACGGTGCCGGCAAGACCACCTTCCTGCGCACGCTCTCCGGCGTGCAGGCGATGAGCGCCGGCCAGATCATGTTCGACGGCGAAGACATCAGCAAACTGCGCGCTGACCTGCGCATGCGCCGCGGCATCTGCCAAAGCCCGGAAGGCCGCCAGGTCTTCGGCCCGCTCAGCATCGAGGACAACCTGCGCCTGGGCGCCTACACCCAGCCGAAAGGGCAGGTCGAAGGCGATCTCGAAAAGATTTTTGCGATGTTCCCGATCCTCAAGGAAAAGCGCAACCTGCCGGCCGGCACGCTCTCCGGCGGCCAGCAGCAGATGCTCGCCATCGGCCGCGCCCTGATGGGCCGCCCGAAAATGCTCCTGCTCGACGAACCGTCGATGGGCCTCGCGCCGCTGCTCGTCGAAGAAGTCTTCAACGTCGTCAAGACGCTGAAAGCCCAGGGCATGACCATCTTCCTCGTCGAACAGAACGCCTTCGCCGCCCTCGCCATCGCCGACCGCGGCTACGTCCTCGAAACCGGCCACATCACCCTGACCGGCACCGGCCAGGAACTGATCAGCAACGAACAGGTCCGGGCGGCTTATCTCGGGATGTAGGGAAATGGGTGGTTTTTAGCGGTTGACCGGTGAAAACGGGCGCTTTTTGGGGCGCCCGTTTTTTTGGGGGGAGGGCTGTTGTTCGGCCAATGTGGTCGTTAGCATCAGCTAATTCAGATGGCCGTTATCTGACTTCTACCAGACGTTACTTATCAAAATACATCTAATAGACAACGCAAATGCATAAGTGATGGTCTTCAACCGGCTTTTGCTAGAAAATGCCCAGCTATTCTTGGAACAACAATAACGAAAAAGCGTAAGCCACCGCCATGTCGAACCCTTTCTTCGATCATCCGATCCTGAATTCCCCGTATGAGCGCCCTGCACGTCACTGGGAGTTGGACGAATCGGGGCAGCCAACGCAGCAAGTTCTGGATGCGCGTCGCCGTGCCGAGTTCATCACACCGATACCCAAGCCGAAGAAGCAAAAGAAGATGCCAAGGCAGGAAGGTTTCATCTTCGACGAAGGCGTGGGGCTATCCACCAAAGCGCAGCAGTACGATCCAACCTCGATCATTAACGAGGTGCGTAACCACGTAGACGCGTGGCGCGCGCTCCCGAATCCGAACCAGTGGCAGGTTACGCCTGAGACGGCGCGCCTGCTCCTGCACTGGCGGCACCACGGTTTCAACGGTGTTCGGCCCTTTTTCTGTCAGGTCGAAGCGGCTGAAACAGCCATCTGGCTGACCGAGGTTGCACCCAGCACAAAGCACGGCAAACGCCTGCTCGAACACCTCGCAGCCGCCAACAAGGACGCCAACCCGGAGTTGATGCGGCTGGCCCTCAAGCTAGCCACTGGGGCGGGCAAGACAACCGTGATGGCCATGCTGATTGCCTGGCAGACCATCAACGCGGTGCGTCGTCCGAGCAGCAAACAGTTCACACGTGGCTTTCTTATCTGTGCGCCGGGCCTCACCATCAAGGACCGGCTACGCGTACTGCAACCACATGACCCCGACAGCTACTACAAAGAACGGGAACTGGTGCCGGCCGACATGCTCGATGACATGGGCCGCGCCAAGATCGTCATCACCAACTATCACGCCTTCAAGCTGCGCGAGCGCATCGATATTTCCAAGGGTGGGCGGCAACTGCTCAAGGGGCGCACTGGCGACGAAATCGTCACCACGGAAACCGAAGGCCAGATGCTCCAGCGTGTCATGCCCGACCTGATGGGCATGAAGAACATCCTGGCCATCAACGATGAAGCCCACCACTGCTACCGTGAAAAGCCCCTGGGCGCAGGCATTGGTGACGATGAAGAACTGAAAGGCGACGAGAAGAAAGAGGCCGATAAAAACAACGAAGCCGCCCGGTTGTGGATCTCCGGGCTCGAAGCCGTCAATCGCAAGCTGGGTCTATCCCGCGTCTTCGATCTATCCGCCACGCCGTTTTTCCTACGCGGTTCAGGCTACGCCGAAGGCACGCTATTCCCCTGGACGATGAGCGACTTCTCGCTAATGGACGCCATCGAATGCGGCATCGTCAAACTGCCGCGCGTGCCGGTCGCGGAAAACATCCCCGGTGAAGAAATGCCGGTCTTCCGCAACCTCTGGGAGAACATCCGCAAGGACATGCCCAAAAAAGGGCGCGGCTCCAATCAGGAACTCGACCCGCTCAAGCTGCCGACCCGGCTGCAAACCGCGCTGCAAGCGCTTTACGGGCATTACGAGAAGACCTTCAAGCTCTGGCAGGATGCCGGAATCTCCGTGCCGCCGTGTTTCATCGTGGTCTGCCAGAACACCGCCATTTCCAAGCTCGTCTATGACTTCATCTCGGGCTTTCAACGCAAGAACGACGACGGCAGCAGCACGCTGGAAAACGGCCGTTTGCCCCTGTTCCGCAACTTCGACGACACCACCGGCAACCCCCTACCACGCCCCAATACGCTGCTGATCGACAGCGAGCAACTCGAAGCTGGTGACGCGCTGGACGACAAGTTTCATGACATGGCGGCCGATGAAATCGAGCGCTTTCGTCGCGAAATCATCGAGCGCACCGGCGATGTCCGCGCCGGTGACAACATCACTGATCAGGCCCTGCTGCGCGAAGTCATGAACACCGTCGGCAAGGCCGGGCAACTCGGCGGTGCGATCCGCTGCGTCGTCTCGGTGTCGATGCTCACCGAAGGCTGGGACGCGAATACCGTGACCCACGTGCTGGGCATTCGCGCTTTCGGCACGCAACTGCTGTGCGAACAGGTCATCGGCCGCGCCCTGCGTCGCCAGTCCTACGAACTCAACGACGAGGGCCAGTTCAACGTCGAATACGCCGACGTTTTCGGCATCCCCTTCGACTTCACCGCCAAGCCGGTCATCAGCCCGCCGCAACCGCCACGCGAAACGGTGCAGGTCAAAGCCATGCGCCCCGAGCGCGACGCCCTCGAAATCACCTTCCCGCGGGTCGAGGGCTACCGCGTCGAATTGCCCGAAGAACGCCTGCTGGCCAACTTCAACGAGGAATCCACGCTTGTCCTGACGCCCGATCTCGTCGGGCCGTCACAAACCCAGAACTCGGGGATCATCGGTCAGTCGGCCGACATGACCCTGCAGCATCTGGGCGATGTGCGCTCCTCCACCTTGCTCTTCCACCTCACCCAGCGCCTGCTCTACACCAAGTGGCGCGACCCCGGCGAGGAACCCAAGCTGCACCTGTTCGGCCAGCTCAAGCGCATTACCAAGGAATGGCTCGACAATCATCTGGAATGCAAGGGCGGAACCTACCCCGCGCTGCTCATGTATCAGGAACTGGCCGACATGGCCTGCAACCGGATCACCGCCGCCATCACCCGCCACTTTCTCGGCGAACGGCCCATCAAGGCGCTGCTCGATCCTTACAACCCCAGCGGCTCGACCCGCCACGTGCGGTTCAACACCTCCAAGGCCGACCGCTGGCAAACCAGTTCCCAGCGCTGCCACATCAACTGGGTTGTGCTCGATAGCGACTGGGAGGGCGAATTCTGCCGCGTCGCTGAAATGCACCCCAAGGTCAGTGCCTACGTCAAGAACCATGGCCTCGGCTTTGAAGTGCCCTATCGCTACGGCTCGGAAACGCGCAAATACCTGCCCGACTTCATCGTGCTGGTCGACGACGGCCACGGGCCGGATGACCTGTTGCGCCTGGTCGTCGAAATCAAAGGCTATCGACGCGAGGACGCCAAGGAAAAGAAATCGACCATGGACACCTACTGGGTGCCCGGCGTCAATCACCTTGGCTCCTACGGGCGCTGGGCCTTTGCCGAGTTCACCGACGTCTTCCAGATGCAGGACGATTTCGCCAAGAAGGTGGAGGCCGAATTCGGACGCATGATAGCTGTGGCCGTTCAGAAGGGAGTGGATCATGAATAACATCAAGCTATTCGAGTCGAAGCAAATTCGCTCCGCTTGGGATGATGCCGCCCAACGCTGGGTTTTTGCCATTGTCGATGTGATCGCGGTGCTCACCGAAAGCCCCAATCCGCCGGTCTATTGGCGCGTGCTCAAGAAGCGCCTGCTGGCCGAAGGAAATGAAACCGTTACAAGCTGTAACGCTTTGAAGCTGACCGCAGCCGACGGCAAACAGCGCCTTACCGATGTGGCGGATACTGAGCAACTCCTGCGCCTAATCCAGTCCATTCCTTCCCCCAAGGCCGAACCCTTCAAACGTTGGCTGGCCAAGGTCGGCTACGAACGCCTTGAAGAAATTGAAAACC
The DNA window shown above is from Quatrionicoccus australiensis and carries:
- a CDS encoding BPTD_3080 family restriction endonuclease translates to MSNPFFDHPILNSPYERPARHWELDESGQPTQQVLDARRRAEFITPIPKPKKQKKMPRQEGFIFDEGVGLSTKAQQYDPTSIINEVRNHVDAWRALPNPNQWQVTPETARLLLHWRHHGFNGVRPFFCQVEAAETAIWLTEVAPSTKHGKRLLEHLAAANKDANPELMRLALKLATGAGKTTVMAMLIAWQTINAVRRPSSKQFTRGFLICAPGLTIKDRLRVLQPHDPDSYYKERELVPADMLDDMGRAKIVITNYHAFKLRERIDISKGGRQLLKGRTGDEIVTTETEGQMLQRVMPDLMGMKNILAINDEAHHCYREKPLGAGIGDDEELKGDEKKEADKNNEAARLWISGLEAVNRKLGLSRVFDLSATPFFLRGSGYAEGTLFPWTMSDFSLMDAIECGIVKLPRVPVAENIPGEEMPVFRNLWENIRKDMPKKGRGSNQELDPLKLPTRLQTALQALYGHYEKTFKLWQDAGISVPPCFIVVCQNTAISKLVYDFISGFQRKNDDGSSTLENGRLPLFRNFDDTTGNPLPRPNTLLIDSEQLEAGDALDDKFHDMAADEIERFRREIIERTGDVRAGDNITDQALLREVMNTVGKAGQLGGAIRCVVSVSMLTEGWDANTVTHVLGIRAFGTQLLCEQVIGRALRRQSYELNDEGQFNVEYADVFGIPFDFTAKPVISPPQPPRETVQVKAMRPERDALEITFPRVEGYRVELPEERLLANFNEESTLVLTPDLVGPSQTQNSGIIGQSADMTLQHLGDVRSSTLLFHLTQRLLYTKWRDPGEEPKLHLFGQLKRITKEWLDNHLECKGGTYPALLMYQELADMACNRITAAITRHFLGERPIKALLDPYNPSGSTRHVRFNTSKADRWQTSSQRCHINWVVLDSDWEGEFCRVAEMHPKVSAYVKNHGLGFEVPYRYGSETRKYLPDFIVLVDDGHGPDDLLRLVVEIKGYRREDAKEKKSTMDTYWVPGVNHLGSYGRWAFAEFTDVFQMQDDFAKKVEAEFGRMIAVAVQKGVDHE